In a genomic window of Salmo trutta chromosome 32, fSalTru1.1, whole genome shotgun sequence:
- the LOC115170793 gene encoding THO complex subunit 6 homolog, with product MGPVEHLHMSVFSQSFSPCGRFLAAGNNYGEIAVFSLSSALSPDATDLSQTPILTFTAHEGPVFSLFSTDSHLLSAGNGEISAWSWAELIKRNTKAAWTRRPNYKSSLEIPEINAMTVNPTENSLVIGGGDNNIHIMDLESGVFKSVLQGHTDYIHCLSVREREGEILSGGEDGAVRIWDHRTGQSVHCIEVYKYEECARPQYGKWISCLTTESDWMLCGGGPSLSLWHLRSMSPTSIFPLAGCQRQANFYQDMILSVGEGQCVSHCLLGGEVKAQIPCTPHSLNTLALNLNSTDNRVLTVGGSSHQIDVFTNLSYRTFSLSF from the exons ATGGGTCCTGTCGAG CATCTCCACATGTCCGTGTTCTCTCAGAGTTTCTCCCCCTGTGGTCGCTTCTTAGCCGCCGGCAACAACTACGGCGAGATAGCGGTGTTCAG tctctcctcagcGCTTAGCCCAGATGCTACAGATCTGAGCCAGACACCCATCCTCACATTTACTG CTCACGAGGGGCccgtcttctctctcttctccacggACTCTCACCTCCTGAGTGCCGGCAATGGAGAGATCAGTGCATGGAGCTGGGCGGAGCTTATCAAGCGG aATACCAAGGCTGCTTGGACAAGGAGGCCAAATTACAA atccaGCCTGGAGATCCCAGAGATCAATGCCATGACTGTCAATCCCACA gagaacAGTCTAGTGATTGGTGGAGGGGACAATAACATCCACATAATGGATCTGGAAAGTGGTGTCTTTAAG tCAGTTCTGCAGGGTCATACAGACTACATCCACTGtctgagtgtgagagagagggagggggagatccTCTCTGGGGGTGAGGACGGCGCTGTCAGGATATGGG ACCACAGGACCGGCCAATCCGTGCACTGCATTGAAGTCTACAAATATGAG gAATGCGCCCGCCCCCAATATGGCAAGTGGATCAGCTGCCTGACGACAGAATCTGATTGGATG CTCTGTGGAGGAggcccatccctctctctatggCACCTCCGCTCCATGTCACCCACCTCCATCTTCCCTCTCGCCGGATGCCAGCGACAAGCCAACTTTTACCAGGACATg ATCTTGTCGGTGGGCGAGGGCCAGTGTGTGTCCCACTGTCTCCTGGGGGGAGAGGTAAAGGCTCAGATCCCCTGCACCCCCCACTCCCTCAACACGCTGGCACTGAACCTCAACAGCACTGATAACAGG GTGCTCACAGTAGGTGGAAGCAGTCACCAGATAGATGTATTCACCAACCTGTCCTACAGAACCTTCTCGCTGTCTttctga